In Drosophila subpulchrella strain 33 F10 #4 breed RU33 chromosome X, RU_Dsub_v1.1 Primary Assembly, whole genome shotgun sequence, the DNA window ATTAGCTTATAACTTGGAGTATATCTggtatattataaataatatctaATATGCCTTTAAAATGTAACAGTCTTTTATAAAAACCTCTGATCTTTAGCAATCATTTACAACATATATCTCTTTTACTTTTATCAGATCTATAAACTATCCAAGCCAAACTCACCaatttgaaaattatattttgtaaatgatTGCTTAAGATCAGAGGTTTTTATAAAAGacttatacattttaaaagcaTATTAGAAATAGTCACTTTACCAACCGAAGAATCTTTATAACAAAAAACCCTTATACCATTTTTTTCCAGCCATGCAAGGAGGTCGTTGCAACTGGCCCAGGGGCAAAGTGCTCGGCGGATCTTCAGTCCTCAATTACATGCTGTACCTTCGAGGATCCAAGCACGACTACGATAATTGGGAGGCCATGGGCAACCCCAGCTGGTCCTATCGCGATGCCTTGTACTATTTCAAGAAATCGGAGGATAATACCAATCAGTATCTGGCCAATACACCTTATCATGCCACCGGCGGATATCTGACGGTGGGAGAGGCACCATATCATACTCCTTTGGCGGCCAGTTTCGTGGAGGCGGGCGTGGAGATGGGCTACGAAAATCGGGATCTGAATGGAGAGAAGATGACGGGCTTCATGATTGCCCAGGGAACCACACGGCGTGGCTCGCGGTGCTCGACCTCGAAGGCCTTCTTAAGACCCGCCAGATTGCGTAACAATCTGCATATCTCCATGAACTCGCACGTCACTCGCATCATGATCGATCCGGTGACGAAACTGGCATTTGGAGTGGAGTTCGTCAAGGATCAAAAACTCTACCATGTGCGGGCCACCAAGGAGGTGGTTCTATCCGGTGGATCTGTCAATAGTCCCCAATTGCTGATGCTGAGTGGAGTGGGACCGCGAAAGGAGTTGGCCAAACACAGGATACCGCTCATTAAGGAACTAAGTGTGGGCGAAAACCTGCAGGATCACATTGGACTGGGGGGCCTGACCTTTCTGGTGAACCAACCCGTGTCCATAGTGGAGAATCGCTTTCACACCATGTCAACTGTTCTGCAGTACGCTGTCTTTGGCCAAGGACCTCTGACCATCCTGGGCGGAGTGGAGGGATTGGCCTATGTGAACACCAAGTATGCGAACAGCTCCTTAGATTGGCCGGATATTGAGTTCCATTTCGTCTCGGGATCAACGAACTCCGATGGGGGCTCACAACTGCGGAAGGCTCATGGACTAACGGAGGCCTTCTACCGCGCCGTCTTCGAACCCATTAACAATCGAGATGCCTGGAGCATAATACCCATGTTGCTAAGACCTCGCAGCGTGGGAAATATTCGCCTGAGGAGTGGTAATCCCTTCGATTACCCATACATTTTTCCCAACTATCTAACGGATGACTTCGACCTGAAGACTTTGATAGAGGGAGTGAA includes these proteins:
- the LOC119558229 gene encoding glucose dehydrogenase [FAD, quinone]; the protein is MSSAIVGAASAIGGAVTAATSNSWFIPMLMAAVAYFQYEEIIDPESKPSDVGGDDILDHYDFIVIGAGSAGAVVANRLTEVENWNVLLLEAGGDETELTDVPLMAGYLQLSKIDWQYKTEPSGTSCLAMQGGRCNWPRGKVLGGSSVLNYMLYLRGSKHDYDNWEAMGNPSWSYRDALYYFKKSEDNTNQYLANTPYHATGGYLTVGEAPYHTPLAASFVEAGVEMGYENRDLNGEKMTGFMIAQGTTRRGSRCSTSKAFLRPARLRNNLHISMNSHVTRIMIDPVTKLAFGVEFVKDQKLYHVRATKEVVLSGGSVNSPQLLMLSGVGPRKELAKHRIPLIKELSVGENLQDHIGLGGLTFLVNQPVSIVENRFHTMSTVLQYAVFGQGPLTILGGVEGLAYVNTKYANSSLDWPDIEFHFVSGSTNSDGGSQLRKAHGLTEAFYRAVFEPINNRDAWSIIPMLLRPRSVGNIRLRSGNPFDYPYIFPNYLTDDFDLKTLIEGVKIAVALSRTKAMQRFGSRISSIRWPGCEQVPLFTDTFWECMVRRYTSTIYHPVGTCKMGPYWDKDAVVDAKLRVYGIRGLRVIDASIMPKLVSANTNAPVIMIAEKGSDMIKEFWIKNTIV